ATGGCCTGCATGAGCAGGCCGTGCTCGCCTGATCGAGATGGTGAAGATGGCAAGACTGAGCTCCCTGACCCTGATGCTCGCCGCCGCGTTGAGCGTGTCGGCCTGCGGTTTCCACCTGCGTGGCGTCGGCGGCAGTACCGATATCCCGTTCCGCACGATGTATGTCGAGGGCGGCGGTGGCGTGGCGACGGGCCTGCAGCAATACCTGCGCGCCGTGCCGGGAATGACGCTGGCGAAGCAGGCGAAGGATGCCGAGGCGACCATCGCGGTGGTCAGCGAAAAGACCGACAAGACTATTCGTTCGCTGAACCAGGCCGGCAAGGTGAGCGAATATGAGCTGCATTATTCGCTCACCTACACGCTGCTCGGCGCCAGCCGGCAGCCGCTGTTTCCGACCAGCGAGATCAATATCCGCCGCTACATGACCTACGAGGACAGCTTCGCGCTCGGCAAGGAGCAGGAAGAGGCGATGCTGGTGCGCGACATGCAGCAGGATGCGACGCAGCAGATCCTGCGCCGTCTGACGGTTTACAAGCCGCGTCCGGAAGACATGGCGAGCCGGGTACAGTAGATGCAGCTGAAGCTTGAACAGCTCCCGCAGCATCTGCAGAAGGGGCTGGCGTCACTCTATGTGCTGCATGGCGAAGAGGCTTTTCTGGTGCTCGAAGCGGTGGACC
This sequence is a window from Chitinivorax sp. PXF-14. Protein-coding genes within it:
- the lptE gene encoding LPS assembly lipoprotein LptE, which translates into the protein MARLSSLTLMLAAALSVSACGFHLRGVGGSTDIPFRTMYVEGGGGVATGLQQYLRAVPGMTLAKQAKDAEATIAVVSEKTDKTIRSLNQAGKVSEYELHYSLTYTLLGASRQPLFPTSEINIRRYMTYEDSFALGKEQEEAMLVRDMQQDATQQILRRLTVYKPRPEDMASRVQ